One Parageobacillus sp. KH3-4 genomic region harbors:
- a CDS encoding histidine phosphatase family protein, translating to MVDDLAITLIRHGMTPENKEKRYIGHMDVSLAEPEKTRLLQADLPLFKPVDLLVSSDLLRCRQTRELLFRNYGGDKYEMAQWREMHFGDWEGKTFLELKEIKEYQQWLSSPLVMAPPNGESYQAFCQRVEEALEQTILLAEQANANHVAVVTHGGPIRCVLERYAPQKQPFWEWIVPFGGGFTLQSTLVRWKEKKRCISLSEVLFKENENGRALTTG from the coding sequence ATGGTTGATGATTTGGCTATTACGCTAATCCGTCACGGGATGACGCCGGAAAATAAAGAAAAGCGATATATCGGACACATGGACGTGTCGCTTGCCGAACCGGAAAAAACGCGGCTTCTCCAAGCAGACTTGCCGCTTTTTAAGCCTGTCGATTTGCTTGTGTCAAGCGATTTGCTCCGCTGTAGGCAGACGCGCGAGCTTTTATTTAGAAACTATGGCGGTGACAAATATGAAATGGCGCAATGGCGGGAAATGCATTTTGGCGATTGGGAAGGAAAAACGTTTTTAGAGTTGAAAGAAATAAAAGAGTACCAACAATGGCTGAGCTCGCCGCTAGTGATGGCGCCGCCAAACGGAGAAAGCTACCAAGCTTTTTGCCAGCGGGTGGAAGAAGCGCTTGAACAAACGATCCTGCTTGCCGAGCAAGCAAATGCAAATCATGTCGCCGTCGTTACGCATGGCGGCCCGATTCGTTGCGTATTGGAGCGCTACGCTCCGCAAAAGCAGCCGTTTTGGGAATGGATAGTGCCGTTTGGCGGCGGATTTACCTTGCAATCGACACTCGTGAGATGGAAGGAGAAAAAACGATGCATTTCATTGTCGGAGGTGCTTTTCAAGGAAAACGAAAATGGGCGCGCGCTTACTACCGGATAG
- the sigX gene encoding RNA polymerase sigma factor SigX, with the protein MDSVFEELYEKYHEDIFNFLFYMVRNREQAEDLVQEVYIKVLRSYKRFKGKSSEKTWLLSIARHVAIDFFRKQKSWRQKISEKFDWNDDQLCDIQPLPEEIAIQKEEIRLMYRCLERCTVDQQLVIILRFIQSLSITETAETLGWTESKVKTTQHRALKVLKRYMEEEAAKGGKQREKISME; encoded by the coding sequence ATGGACTCCGTCTTTGAGGAGTTGTACGAAAAGTATCATGAGGACATTTTTAATTTTTTATTTTATATGGTGAGAAATCGGGAACAGGCGGAAGATCTCGTTCAGGAAGTATACATAAAAGTATTGCGTTCATATAAGCGCTTTAAAGGGAAAAGCAGCGAAAAGACATGGCTGTTATCCATTGCGCGCCACGTGGCCATCGATTTTTTTCGCAAACAAAAAAGTTGGAGACAGAAAATATCGGAAAAATTTGATTGGAACGATGACCAACTTTGCGACATACAGCCGCTCCCCGAGGAAATTGCGATTCAAAAAGAAGAAATTCGACTTATGTACCGCTGTTTAGAACGTTGCACCGTTGATCAGCAGCTTGTGATTATACTGCGCTTTATCCAGTCTTTATCGATTACAGAAACGGCAGAAACGTTAGGATGGACGGAAAGCAAAGTAAAAACGACACAGCACCGGGCGTTAAAAGTGTTAAAAAGGTACATGGAGGAAGAAGCAGCGAAAGGAGGAAAACAACGTGAAAAAATTTCCATGGAATGA
- a CDS encoding AIR synthase related protein → MRDVLFLPLYDDTELVVAADGSAAVGEKEMDAVSAPYDVVAYFAARVAFMEVLSVGAKPHAVVLQNFVNDEAWETLCNGIRQTCDELRMDVPIVGSSESNFPTLQSAVGITVVGTIQAERKRVGITPPDAKFAVIGEPLVGDEVLKRKERMLSLSLFRELLKQNGIYELVPIGSKGIYYELQQLLHANGLSASPCSCALPLFDSSGPATSLLISYHSHMEEEIKKIAKDLFFPLELHL, encoded by the coding sequence ATGCGTGATGTGCTGTTTTTGCCGCTTTATGATGATACTGAATTAGTAGTAGCGGCGGATGGTTCGGCGGCGGTTGGGGAGAAAGAGATGGATGCCGTAAGCGCTCCGTATGATGTCGTTGCGTATTTTGCCGCGCGCGTTGCGTTTATGGAAGTATTGAGCGTTGGAGCGAAGCCGCACGCAGTGGTGCTGCAAAATTTCGTGAACGACGAGGCATGGGAAACGCTTTGCAACGGCATTCGCCAGACGTGTGATGAATTGCGTATGGATGTTCCGATTGTCGGAAGCAGTGAATCCAACTTTCCGACGTTGCAGTCCGCTGTTGGCATAACGGTTGTTGGTACGATACAAGCGGAGCGGAAACGGGTCGGAATTACCCCGCCGGATGCAAAATTTGCAGTGATTGGGGAGCCGCTTGTCGGCGATGAGGTATTGAAGCGCAAAGAGCGGATGCTTTCTCTCTCTTTGTTTCGGGAACTGTTAAAACAAAATGGCATTTATGAACTTGTGCCGATTGGTTCTAAAGGAATTTATTACGAACTGCAACAATTGCTTCATGCTAACGGCCTTTCCGCTTCACCTTGCTCCTGCGCGTTGCCGCTTTTCGACTCATCAGGCCCAGCGACTTCTCTATTAATCAGTTACCATTCTCATATGGAGGAAGAAATAAAAAAGATCGCAAAAGATTTATTTTTTCCGCTCGAATTGCACTTATAA
- a CDS encoding inorganic diphosphatase, which yields MAFENKVVEAFIEIPTGSQNKYEFDKERGIFKLDRVLYSPMFYPAEYGYLQNTLALDGDPLDILVITTNPTFPGCVIDTRVIGYLNMIDSGEEDAKLIGVPVEDPRFDEVRSIEDLPQHKLKEIAHFFERYKDLQGKRTEIGAWEGPEAAAKLIDECIARYNENKNK from the coding sequence GTGGCGTTCGAAAATAAAGTTGTCGAAGCATTTATCGAAATTCCGACAGGAAGCCAAAACAAGTACGAATTTGACAAAGAACGGGGCATTTTCAAACTAGACCGCGTCTTATACTCTCCAATGTTTTATCCAGCAGAATACGGATATTTGCAAAACACGCTTGCATTAGATGGCGACCCGCTTGACATTTTGGTCATCACCACCAATCCAACATTCCCTGGCTGCGTAATTGATACACGCGTCATCGGTTATTTAAACATGATTGACAGCGGTGAAGAGGACGCGAAATTAATCGGTGTTCCTGTCGAAGATCCGCGTTTCGATGAAGTCCGCAGCATTGAAGATCTTCCGCAACATAAATTAAAAGAAATTGCTCATTTCTTTGAACGCTATAAAGATTTGCAAGGAAAACGGACGGAAATCGGCGCGTGGGAAGGTCCGGAAGCTGCCGCCAAACTCATTGACGAATGCATTGCCCGCTACAATGAAAATAAAAATAAATAA
- a CDS encoding ferredoxin, with protein MPKYTIVDKETCIACGACGAAAPDIYDYDEDGIAYVTLDDNQGIVEVPEILIDDMMDAYEGCPTESIKVADEPFDGDPNKFD; from the coding sequence ATGCCAAAATATACGATTGTCGATAAAGAAACATGTATTGCATGCGGTGCATGTGGTGCTGCAGCGCCGGATATTTATGACTACGACGAAGATGGCATTGCATACGTAACACTTGACGACAACCAAGGAATCGTGGAAGTGCCGGAAATTCTTATTGACGACATGATGGATGCATACGAAGGATGCCCGACTGAATCCATCAAAGTCGCAGACGAGCCATTTGACGGTGATCCAAATAAATTTGATTGA
- the cobD gene encoding threonine-phosphate decarboxylase CobD, whose product MNLPAHGANPQQLYKHLGIPAPAAYVDFSVNTNPYVLPLSLWPTQTDFCRWAMEYPDPDTSQLVDLLARAEGIARERILMANGASECIYLLGQLFSQKRIGIAEPAFSEYRRACKAHGCKIVSLVSNEERSWKYELSELTMLLKDVDAFFLCHPNNPTGTVMTEEELYELLMAAEKAKTFVVIDEAFYHFWEDGFTALQWIDHFSHLIVLRSLTKIHHLAGARIGYMVANEEIIAQIKALQPPWSVSKVAQQLALHFLPMDEFVAQTKRMIAAERARITEVLREYGYYVSPSVVNFYLLRLPNRSTEALFYHLLWEGIVPRHTINFRGLDGKYLRLAVKTKEENDQLLHVLRRWAR is encoded by the coding sequence TTGAATTTGCCAGCGCATGGCGCAAATCCTCAGCAATTGTATAAGCATCTTGGGATTCCGGCTCCGGCGGCGTACGTCGACTTTAGCGTCAACACCAATCCATATGTACTGCCGTTGTCCCTTTGGCCGACACAAACCGATTTTTGCCGCTGGGCGATGGAATATCCGGATCCGGACACCTCGCAATTGGTTGATTTGCTGGCGCGCGCCGAAGGAATTGCCCGCGAGCGAATCTTAATGGCCAACGGCGCTTCGGAATGCATTTATTTGCTAGGACAGTTGTTTTCTCAAAAGCGGATTGGCATCGCCGAACCGGCGTTTTCTGAATATCGCCGTGCTTGTAAAGCGCACGGCTGCAAGATCGTTTCGCTTGTCTCAAATGAAGAGAGAAGCTGGAAATATGAATTAAGCGAGTTAACGATGTTATTAAAGGATGTTGATGCTTTCTTTTTATGCCATCCAAACAATCCAACGGGAACGGTAATGACCGAAGAAGAATTGTATGAATTGCTTATGGCGGCGGAAAAGGCGAAAACGTTTGTCGTCATCGATGAAGCGTTTTACCATTTTTGGGAGGATGGATTTACCGCATTGCAGTGGATCGATCATTTTTCCCATCTGATCGTTCTGCGGTCATTAACGAAGATTCATCATTTGGCAGGGGCGCGCATCGGCTATATGGTTGCCAATGAAGAGATCATCGCGCAAATAAAAGCGCTGCAGCCGCCATGGAGCGTAAGCAAGGTTGCCCAGCAGCTGGCGTTGCATTTTTTGCCAATGGACGAGTTTGTTGCGCAAACAAAACGGATGATTGCCGCTGAACGAGCGCGGATAACGGAGGTTTTGCGGGAGTATGGGTATTACGTTTCGCCGTCCGTCGTCAATTTTTATTTATTGCGGCTGCCGAACCGTTCCACTGAAGCGCTGTTTTATCACTTATTATGGGAAGGAATTGTACCGCGCCATACGATAAATTTCCGCGGCCTTGACGGCAAGTATTTGCGTTTAGCGGTGAAAACGAAGGAAGAAAACGATCAATTGCTGCACGTGCTAAGGCGGTGGGCGCGATGA
- the cobS gene encoding adenosylcobinamide-GDP ribazoletransferase has product MKAIWSGFLLSVQFLTVIPIRKQIDWNDATARWSVRTFPLVGALIGGVEALAYFVFSSFSSFSPLFLALSLLWLSVWLAGGLHADGWMDVSDAFFSYRDIKRRQEIMSDSRVGAFAVLSILCLLSFRFLFIFETIRSHLDVFLIVAIPLLSRIAMTWLLIYGKPAKQTGMAAAFREHIERRDAYVAVAIGGCLLASVCIAAVSVFETVVLLVGGTMFAVLVARLFFEKQFGGITGDTLGAFVEGVETWLWLMIWLLR; this is encoded by the coding sequence ATGAAAGCAATTTGGAGCGGGTTTTTATTGTCTGTTCAATTTTTGACGGTAATCCCGATTCGGAAGCAAATTGATTGGAACGATGCGACAGCACGCTGGTCTGTCCGCACGTTTCCGCTTGTCGGAGCGCTGATTGGCGGCGTTGAAGCGTTGGCGTATTTCGTTTTTTCTTCCTTTTCTTCGTTTTCACCGTTGTTTCTTGCGCTTTCCCTCCTGTGGCTATCTGTTTGGCTTGCGGGAGGGTTGCATGCCGATGGTTGGATGGACGTAAGCGACGCATTTTTTTCGTATCGGGATATAAAGCGCCGCCAAGAAATTATGAGCGATTCGCGCGTCGGGGCGTTTGCTGTATTATCCATTTTATGTTTGCTTTCGTTTCGCTTTTTATTCATATTTGAAACAATACGCTCCCACCTTGACGTGTTTCTCATTGTTGCTATTCCGCTGCTTTCAAGAATCGCAATGACATGGCTGCTTATCTATGGAAAACCCGCGAAACAAACCGGCATGGCGGCAGCCTTTCGGGAACATATCGAACGCCGTGACGCATATGTGGCGGTTGCTATCGGCGGTTGCTTGCTTGCGAGTGTATGCATCGCGGCCGTTTCTGTTTTCGAAACGGTGGTTTTGCTTGTTGGTGGAACGATGTTTGCCGTTTTGGTTGCACGTTTGTTTTTTGAAAAACAGTTTGGCGGCATTACCGGCGATACGCTTGGAGCATTTGTTGAGGGGGTGGAAACGTGGCTATGGTTGATGATTTGGCTATTACGCTAA
- the serA gene encoding phosphoglycerate dehydrogenase, with the protein MFRILVSDAISEEGLAPLRKSEQIEIVQKKVTEVEDRLHEFDALLVRSATKVTEELLSKMPNLKIIGRAGVGVDNIDVEAATKRGIIVINAPNGNTISAAEHTFAMMAALVRHIPQAHISVKSREWNRSAFVGTELQGKHLGIIGFGRIGSEVAKRARAFGMFIHVYDPFLTKEQAEKLGVSIHTLDEVLACSDIITVHTPLTKETKGLLGEKNLAKTKKGVYLINCARGGIIDEQALIPFLQNGHVAGVALDVFEQEPPGDHPLFAFDNVIFTPHLGASTVEAQLNVATQVAEEVLQFLEGKPVTSSINLPTLSKDVYEKIQAFYNLAKKMGTIASQYMNIPVQELSVTYAGTVADLETTYITRSLLAGFLRPRVASTVNEVNAAMIAKERGITYGEKFSDETHGYANCISLTVHGENKTFTIKGTHIPNYGDRIVHFDGFTIDFAPEGHLLYIQHQDRPGMIGKVGNILGEHQVNIATMQVGRQQAGGKAIMMLSLDKPIDDALLQKLTEIEDIETAKRVEV; encoded by the coding sequence GTGTTTCGCATTTTAGTTTCCGACGCAATTAGCGAAGAAGGATTAGCCCCACTACGAAAATCCGAACAAATTGAAATCGTACAAAAAAAGGTAACAGAAGTGGAAGATCGACTTCATGAATTTGATGCCTTACTTGTTCGTAGCGCTACGAAAGTAACCGAAGAACTCCTTTCTAAAATGCCAAATTTAAAAATCATCGGGCGCGCTGGTGTGGGGGTTGACAATATTGATGTGGAAGCGGCAACAAAACGTGGAATCATCGTCATTAACGCGCCAAACGGAAATACGATTTCCGCTGCTGAACACACATTCGCCATGATGGCCGCACTTGTGCGCCATATTCCGCAAGCGCATATTTCTGTGAAATCTCGAGAGTGGAATCGCTCTGCTTTTGTTGGAACCGAATTGCAAGGAAAACATTTAGGAATTATCGGATTTGGCCGCATCGGGTCCGAAGTTGCCAAACGCGCACGCGCGTTCGGTATGTTTATTCACGTATACGACCCATTTTTGACAAAAGAACAAGCGGAAAAACTTGGCGTATCGATTCATACACTCGACGAAGTGCTTGCCTGCTCGGATATTATCACTGTGCATACTCCATTAACGAAAGAAACAAAGGGGCTTCTTGGCGAAAAGAATCTGGCGAAAACGAAAAAAGGAGTATACCTTATCAACTGTGCCCGCGGCGGCATTATTGATGAACAAGCATTAATCCCATTTCTGCAAAACGGCCATGTTGCCGGGGTAGCTCTTGACGTATTCGAACAAGAACCCCCGGGCGACCACCCGCTGTTTGCGTTTGACAATGTGATTTTCACGCCGCATCTCGGCGCTTCAACGGTCGAGGCGCAACTGAACGTCGCCACGCAAGTCGCTGAAGAAGTATTGCAATTTTTAGAAGGAAAGCCAGTGACATCGTCTATTAATCTACCAACATTGTCAAAAGACGTGTACGAAAAAATTCAAGCGTTCTACAATTTAGCGAAAAAAATGGGAACCATCGCATCACAATATATGAATATTCCTGTTCAAGAACTATCCGTCACATATGCGGGAACGGTTGCCGACTTAGAAACGACGTACATCACGCGCAGCCTGCTTGCTGGATTTTTACGGCCTCGCGTCGCTTCGACGGTCAACGAAGTGAACGCGGCGATGATCGCAAAAGAACGTGGCATTACGTACGGGGAAAAATTTTCCGACGAAACGCACGGTTATGCAAACTGCATCTCTCTTACCGTGCATGGGGAAAACAAAACGTTTACGATTAAAGGCACACATATTCCAAACTATGGCGACCGTATCGTTCATTTTGACGGATTTACGATCGATTTTGCGCCTGAAGGACATCTTCTTTACATCCAACACCAAGACCGTCCAGGAATGATCGGAAAAGTCGGAAATATTCTCGGCGAGCACCAAGTGAACATTGCCACAATGCAAGTCGGACGCCAACAAGCTGGTGGAAAAGCAATTATGATGCTCTCATTAGATAAACCGATTGATGATGCTTTACTTCAAAAATTAACGGAAATTGAAGATATTGAAACGGCGAAAAGAGTGGAAGTGTAG
- a CDS encoding cob(I)yrinic acid a,c-diamide adenosyltransferase, which translates to MKLYTRTGDKGKTSLIGGRVDKDHLRVEAYGTLDEVNSFVGQALALLDKEKFPDICAELQKIQHELFDCGGDLAIVNGKLPYKVTAEMVTFLETRIDEYVKEAPPLEKFILPGGSPAAAALHVARTVTRRAERCIVSLSKAEPMNEIVLQYVNRLSDYFFAAARVINARLGVKDIEYERSAIVFRDKEEKK; encoded by the coding sequence ATGAAGCTATATACGAGAACAGGCGATAAAGGGAAAACGAGCTTAATTGGCGGGCGTGTCGATAAGGACCATCTGCGCGTGGAGGCATATGGTACACTAGATGAAGTGAACTCGTTTGTCGGGCAGGCGCTGGCGCTGTTAGATAAGGAAAAATTTCCAGATATTTGTGCGGAATTGCAGAAAATTCAACATGAATTATTTGATTGCGGCGGCGATTTGGCGATTGTAAATGGAAAGCTTCCGTATAAAGTAACGGCGGAGATGGTGACGTTTTTGGAAACGCGCATCGATGAATATGTCAAAGAAGCGCCGCCGCTGGAAAAATTTATTTTGCCCGGCGGCTCCCCGGCTGCAGCGGCGCTCCATGTTGCCCGCACAGTAACAAGAAGAGCGGAACGATGCATCGTTTCATTAAGCAAAGCAGAGCCGATGAACGAAATCGTGCTGCAATACGTGAATCGTTTGTCTGATTACTTTTTTGCGGCCGCCCGCGTCATTAACGCGCGTTTAGGAGTAAAAGACATCGAATATGAACGGAGCGCGATCGTGTTTCGCGACAAGGAAGAGAAAAAATAA
- a CDS encoding histidinol-phosphatase, translating to MLTDYHNHLERGTLTLGYLRKFTDEAARKGIQHFGISEHAYHFYQTKNILSNPWVDERRYYDMADYVRLFHEAWDAGIDVKMSIEMDYTPGKHEEMAEFIQSYDFDYVIGSIHWVDDFGIDLAEYRKEWERRDLYDTYRKYFDQVVTLAESNLFDIIGHIDLVKIFKYVPEDEEFLLEQYDRATTALANSKTCVEISTAGLRKPVGELYPDKRLLQMCYDKGIPIVLSSDAHVPEHVGADYDKAIALAKSVGYTEIMTFQKGERKAVPLG from the coding sequence ATGTTAACAGACTATCATAATCATTTGGAGCGTGGAACATTGACGCTCGGCTATTTGCGCAAATTCACCGATGAAGCGGCGCGCAAAGGAATTCAACATTTCGGCATATCCGAACATGCCTATCATTTTTACCAAACGAAAAATATTTTGTCGAATCCATGGGTGGACGAACGCCGCTATTATGATATGGCAGATTATGTCCGGCTTTTCCATGAAGCGTGGGATGCCGGAATTGATGTGAAAATGTCCATCGAAATGGATTATACGCCGGGAAAACATGAAGAGATGGCGGAATTTATTCAGTCATACGATTTTGATTATGTGATTGGCTCCATCCACTGGGTTGATGATTTCGGCATTGATTTGGCGGAATATCGGAAAGAATGGGAACGCCGGGATTTATACGATACATATCGCAAATATTTTGACCAAGTTGTCACCTTAGCCGAATCGAACTTATTTGATATTATCGGTCATATCGATCTAGTCAAAATTTTTAAATATGTTCCGGAGGATGAAGAATTTTTATTAGAACAATATGACCGCGCTACAACAGCGCTTGCGAATTCAAAAACGTGTGTGGAAATTAGCACCGCCGGATTGCGCAAACCGGTTGGCGAACTTTATCCTGATAAACGTTTATTGCAAATGTGCTATGATAAAGGGATTCCGATCGTCCTTTCATCCGATGCGCACGTTCCTGAACATGTAGGAGCGGATTATGACAAAGCGATTGCGCTGGCGAAAAGCGTTGGTTATACGGAGATCATGACATTTCAAAAAGGCGAAAGAAAAGCGGTGCCGCTTGGATGA
- a CDS encoding UDP-glucose 6-dehydrogenase — MKKFPWNDECLQHTLQQMPMIKDHRSKEEVYRQLVKARKIAWLKAWFLPSLASVVAAMIVVALSVPSLPMKRESEEKAEKPDQRIITLQAEHRSSESRPLLSANEHDDIPSRIVEKEALNGQDIAVVGLPDEQSQVIIPLSVPVKKYESVKRQLETAKTQIDEQTWGVSKRLLNGVTMEPSRESKQVWIVRVSKQNPVFFEGLTSETMFLSSIEETVRWMGGKKIRFFTENKEGMEFSHRGYVRSMKISNKKRAYYLYQRGPAHPIFLVPSSQRFRTFFEALKQMKKDVDASMRSAIPQGVHIERVDVRQDNVVIRFALDSQLDAFPSTYWMVEAILLTAKEFGFRSVTFMGGNVKRIGPYIFGKKIAVPVGPNPIVAISPAK; from the coding sequence GTGAAAAAATTTCCATGGAATGACGAGTGCCTCCAGCATACGTTGCAACAAATGCCGATGATAAAAGATCATCGTTCGAAAGAAGAAGTGTATCGACAGTTGGTGAAAGCAAGAAAAATAGCATGGTTGAAAGCGTGGTTTCTTCCATCGCTCGCCTCGGTCGTTGCTGCCATGATCGTTGTTGCTCTTAGTGTGCCAAGCCTCCCGATGAAAAGAGAGTCAGAAGAAAAAGCAGAAAAACCGGATCAACGTATTATCACGTTACAGGCCGAACATCGTTCCAGCGAGAGTCGACCGCTTTTGTCAGCAAATGAACACGACGACATTCCATCACGCATTGTGGAAAAAGAAGCATTGAATGGCCAAGATATCGCGGTAGTAGGGTTGCCTGACGAGCAGTCCCAAGTTATCATTCCGCTTAGTGTTCCGGTAAAAAAATATGAATCAGTAAAGCGGCAGCTTGAAACGGCGAAAACGCAAATTGATGAACAAACATGGGGAGTCTCGAAGCGTTTGCTCAATGGGGTAACGATGGAACCTTCTCGTGAAAGCAAGCAAGTCTGGATTGTTCGCGTTTCCAAACAAAATCCGGTTTTTTTCGAAGGATTAACGAGCGAAACGATGTTTCTATCAAGCATTGAAGAAACGGTACGATGGATGGGCGGAAAGAAAATTCGTTTTTTTACCGAAAATAAGGAAGGAATGGAATTTAGTCACAGAGGTTATGTCAGGTCGATGAAAATTTCCAATAAGAAACGGGCGTATTATTTATATCAGCGAGGCCCGGCGCATCCAATATTTCTTGTTCCGTCGTCGCAACGTTTTCGGACGTTTTTCGAGGCGTTGAAACAAATGAAAAAAGATGTGGATGCATCGATGCGTTCGGCGATTCCGCAAGGGGTTCACATTGAGAGAGTGGACGTGCGGCAAGATAATGTCGTTATTCGATTTGCTTTGGATTCGCAGCTTGACGCCTTTCCGTCGACATACTGGATGGTTGAAGCGATTTTACTTACCGCTAAAGAGTTTGGCTTTCGTTCAGTGACGTTTATGGGCGGGAATGTAAAACGGATCGGTCCATATATATTTGGCAAGAAGATTGCTGTGCCCGTCGGTCCGAATCCGATTGTGGCTATTTCGCCTGCAAAATAA
- a CDS encoding bifunctional adenosylcobinamide kinase/adenosylcobinamide-phosphate guanylyltransferase has translation MIVFISGGVRSGKSRIAEAYVQKLASPESALHYIATAQAADDEMKQRIAHHQKRRQKQAVKWTTWEQPVRLAKLIPVFTKNDVVLLDCVTNWLANELFADEGWQKETVCFRKARQMWATLQQLEKASRALIIVSNELFSGGVPDDLGTYHFMKMLGWLHQQIVANAQVAILVQNGVAVVKKGESCL, from the coding sequence ATGATTGTGTTTATTAGCGGCGGCGTCCGGAGCGGGAAAAGCCGAATTGCTGAAGCTTATGTACAAAAGCTGGCATCGCCGGAAAGTGCTTTACACTATATCGCAACGGCACAGGCAGCTGATGATGAAATGAAACAGCGGATTGCTCATCACCAAAAGCGGCGGCAGAAACAAGCGGTGAAATGGACGACATGGGAACAGCCGGTGCGGCTGGCCAAACTCATTCCTGTTTTCACAAAAAACGATGTCGTCTTGCTTGATTGTGTAACGAACTGGCTTGCCAATGAATTGTTTGCCGATGAAGGCTGGCAAAAGGAAACGGTTTGTTTTCGAAAGGCAAGGCAAATGTGGGCGACGCTGCAGCAATTAGAGAAAGCGAGCAGAGCGCTGATTATCGTTTCCAATGAATTGTTTTCGGGAGGGGTGCCGGATGATTTAGGGACATACCATTTTATGAAAATGCTCGGCTGGCTTCATCAACAAATTGTCGCTAACGCACAAGTTGCCATTTTAGTACAAAACGGCGTCGCCGTTGTAAAAAAAGGAGAATCATGCTTATGA
- a CDS encoding bifunctional adenosylcobinamide kinase/adenosylcobinamide-phosphate guanylyltransferase — protein MHFIVGGAFQGKRKWARAYYRIGERNDVVWYNGYEREYGEPDANIIERVVVLEGLEAAIRRIPDVTYWKHMFQKWHEWEQQGAGRTVVWIGTDITQGVVPVEKEKRLWRDVTGWCYQQLAQLCDRVDRVWCGLAERMK, from the coding sequence ATGCATTTCATTGTCGGAGGTGCTTTTCAAGGAAAACGAAAATGGGCGCGCGCTTACTACCGGATAGGAGAACGGAACGATGTCGTTTGGTATAACGGATATGAGCGCGAATATGGCGAGCCAGATGCGAATATAATCGAACGAGTCGTTGTATTGGAAGGATTGGAAGCGGCGATTCGCCGCATTCCAGATGTAACGTATTGGAAGCATATGTTTCAAAAGTGGCATGAGTGGGAACAGCAAGGTGCCGGCCGAACGGTTGTGTGGATTGGCACCGACATTACGCAAGGGGTTGTTCCAGTAGAAAAAGAAAAGCGGTTATGGCGCGATGTAACCGGCTGGTGCTATCAGCAACTGGCGCAGCTCTGCGACCGCGTCGATCGCGTTTGGTGCGGATTAGCAGAACGAATGAAATAA
- a CDS encoding DUF4440 domain-containing protein has protein sequence MLQRENKSALKKYLCQLEKRLLEPEIRTTPAELEKLLADDFFEFRSSGNVWYKKDCVGESGLSVRKMTLYDFDIHLLSEDVVLTTYRVKDETRMQHTLRSSIWKFIGGRWQMFFHQGTISNPIKRTGSLV, from the coding sequence ATCCTACAGCGGGAGAATAAATCTGCATTAAAAAAGTATTTATGTCAGTTAGAGAAACGGTTGTTAGAACCTGAAATTCGCACGACACCAGCAGAACTGGAAAAATTACTTGCAGACGATTTTTTTGAATTCAGAAGTTCAGGGAATGTTTGGTATAAAAAGGATTGTGTTGGAGAAAGTGGACTTAGTGTAAGGAAAATGACTCTTTATGATTTTGATATACACCTTTTATCAGAAGATGTGGTGTTAACGACATATCGTGTAAAAGATGAAACAAGAATGCAACATACTTTACGTAGTTCAATTTGGAAATTTATAGGTGGAAGATGGCAAATGTTTTTCCATCAAGGAACTATAAGTAATCCTATTAAACGAACGGGTTCTTTAGTTTAA